The following nucleotide sequence is from Pochonia chlamydosporia 170 chromosome 4, whole genome shotgun sequence.
AATTGCACATACAGCGACATCCATGCGCTCCTTGGCGACCGTCTCCAAGCTTCGCATCACgttcttctccatcttgaccagctgtgccagcttcttggccagatCGGGGCCGAAAGCACCACCGGCATTGCGGCGCAGTGCGTGGCCTATACTCGAGGAATCAACACACAAGTTTTCGTTGGAGAGATGTACCAATTGACCGGGAGCATCGTTCCGTTGTACGTACCCAAGTTACCCTTTCCGAAGAACCGGCCGGATTtggtggatgatggaggaggcggcgggcTCTGCGGACACAATTGTTAACAATTGCCTCTTGACTGGTAGAGGCCAGCGACgtcattgctgttgctgccgaCGGCAAAAACATACCTGCAGCTGCGAAGCAGTAGGCGCACGTGTGGTGCGCATAGAATAGGTGCGATGCATTTCGGCGGTGTGAGGTGAGACGGAGCTGTTTCGAATacggtgctggtgctggtgggCCGGAAGGTGATGAATGAAAGCTCAGACGCGGCTAGAAGAATATCCTGCAGTTAAGCGACTGGAAAGTGATTAAGACGAGGGTATAGAGTCGCAGATTGAAAGGTATCAAATGGGGAAATGAAGTTCAATCAGGGCAGGAGCCGTACGGGGGAGTGCGTGATGGTTATATGGAGCCTGGCTTGGAGGAGGCACTGGGTGTTGTTCGATGTTTGTTGCGGAGGAGAGATCGTCATCCGATGCTAATGCTGGCGGCGGGCTGGTTGCTGGCTGGGGGcaagggaaggaaggaaggaagcaGGCAGTGTGGTGGTTTCTTCGGCGACGTCATCACCTCGATCGAAGGTGGACTCAGTGGGCCAACGACTGAAGCGGACTGAAGCGAACTGAAGCGGATTGTGGCTCACAAATTAGAGTCACCATGATCCATCtagctccatgtcctccaccCTGCTCAAGCTCATGTCTTGTAGGCAAGGCAAGTTCCAGCATCAAACCGCCCAGCCGAAACTTTTGGCGTCTGCAACACTTCATCTAGCTAGCACCAGCTGCAGGGCAATACGGACCAGCTGCACTAGGATTGAGCACACCGCACGACGTTCCCAAAAGACGACAACGCACACCAAAGAAACGGCACCGTACACGACACCAAAAACCCAGCCATCCATGGCTCTGCCCGACACCAAACCCACAAGACGACCAAACCTGAGCTCCGCTTGTGCCGCGACATCGACGAGAGGGCCTTGTCTCAGGTTTTAGGCTCGGCATTGAGCTAGCCGCCAAGAATCAAGTTTGGCATCTAGTTAGCATATTTTCCAGTTTCCAGTATCCGGCGGTTTGTTCCAGCACCCACAAAAAGGGCACAACAGTCTATAATCCTGGTCCTCATCAAATCCATTCCGGATGCGGATGGGCTGCCCCTCTTGGTCGTCTAAGCTTCAGCCTACGAGTCCTAGTCGAACGCGACGCCGGCCGGATGACGGAGTTTTCAACCAACTCTCAATTCTCATCTCTTTGTCTCATTTCGCCGTCATCTCTTTGGCCGCCAAAGCCTTGACACCCTCAGCCTGTTTGGGCATAACTAGACCGGGTATTTGGCAGGATTTTGCGTGCCCTGATGCTCCCAATGTGCTAGTTCAGGGTCACAGCCACACTGAGAGACGTACAATACGACACCAACCATTGCCGTTGCATCTCACTCTCCGTACGGATGATATCGTTGCCATGACAAATGCTGCTCTAGCAAGCTGGGCTGTACGCCTCTCAACATGTGCTGACAGATCGAGAGGGCATGACTGTCTTCGATAATTCGTGGCGATCTTGTGCTCTTTGTTGCGTGCCATTAACGACAGCCCGTGATCAATTGTTGGTGGACAACAGCTTGCGATTCGCCGTCTTTGGTCGGGGATGAGCTGCAgtggcagccagccaaaccTGTGATGAAGCTCCAAACCCAATTAAACTTCCGGTCTTGCCGTTGCTGTGCGATTAAGTCCACAGTTCGAAAATCAGAACAGTTATTGCGTTGCCCCACCAGGGACAAGGAATCCGGAAGGGGGAAGAGGGAAAAGCGTACAGCATCCCTCGTTCATCAGAATTCAGCCCTGCATGAGTATGGGTTGTAAACAAAGGGCCAAGCCAAGGGAACAATATAATCTTGACTAAGAACTAGCCGTCGACTGCTTACGGCGCCTGCCGGGTATTGATTAAGTGCTGGGATTATTCTGTACGGAGCACACACGACACACATCGTTAAAGAGCTACGGCCCTACTCCGTAATGTCTGCCCAATATTTTTCGGGAGCTCCAGAGTCAAGCTACTTGCTCAAGTGCCTATGAGGTCATAGATGCACCTGGAGCAACCACTACTGCGCGGGCTGCCAATCCAACCCCCTGCATGTCACGTGATGTTAATCAGTTGAGGCTCGAGATTGCTAAAGCCCTCATGACGTAGTTTCTgccttggcaactttgaACAGAATTCCATCCAAGTCTCGTTTCATCGGGACAATGGATCAGCACGGAACCATTGAAGCCGTCTATCGGCCCCTGCATTGGCGTACTGGGCGAATAGATCGGTATATTTGTGTCAATGGACAGATTTGTGACTGGTAGTATTACCATGCGGAAGGGATGGAGTGAGGAGGCTGATGCAGTCAGACCACGAAGAATAGCAAGCACCAGGAGCACCCAAAAACGATGATACCACAGCCAATTGCTGCCCAGAATGGCCCGTGGTCGTTGGTCGTGGACGCAGTATTTCTGCACAATATCCGATTTGGACAAATCCATCTCCCAAGTGCCAAGATAGTCGAGTTGTCCAGGGTCAAGCAAGGGCAGTCCCATATACAGATGAGAGCGACTAAAATTGGATGGATGCTTGATTTGGTCCTCAAGGTCTGGCAGACCTCTTTGGTTGATGGGATGCACAATACTGCATAATGCTGGGCACCATGCCATCGAGTGCCATCGACTCCCGTCAAGTGCCGTCATGGTGTGCATCGAAGAAGGGCTGAGGCAGGATGCGAACTTCAACAAATCCAATAAGCGCAGTTAATTTACCATTGTCGAAACAGGGTCATGTAGCACGGGAGGAATAGTAGACCCATCAAAAGAAGAATCATTGCAATGATAAAgcgatgtctggtcaattggtCGGAGCCAACATTGCATGTGAAGTTCATGTTctgacctgaccagaccccaccaaaccagacccgAGCAGTGAACCCTCCCATGGAGGTCACTCAACCGGTGGCTCTGATTGGCCCCTGCCCTCCATCCAGTTTGTTTCCCGCCTGAAAGTGCCAAATTGATGTGCCCCTGTCAGCTGGAGCACTTGACGCGGTCTCATCTCAAAGTTGCACGGTTCGCGTGTTGGTTCCCATTGCGAAATCTTGTCTTGAAACATCATCACGATTCTAGACGCGATCAACCCTTCGCGTTTTGGCTGGCAATCGGGCTGCGCCGGCCTCAGCCCAAGGTTTCCTCATactcttcttcgtcatcaaatCGTATTTGACTAAACAATCGCATGCACTGCCTTCTCCTACGgccttgatgttggctggctcgttgcatgggatggtgttgttggcgtttGTTTGCGATTTGAGTTCCGCAGTGTACTGACGAGAAGATCGTCTTCCGCCTTCTATCTAACACGGACCATTTGATCATCTGGATGTTCCCGTTTCTCTTGCGAAGCAACCGTTGAAGTCGCATTCAAAGACGCGAACCAGAAAGGCACTAAGACACACGACCGACCGCCTTAGTAATTGCCAACGTCAAACTCAACCTTGACTGTTGTCGACCATGTCAACCTCCGGCAGTCCAGACACGCACATCCAAAACAACATCAATGGACAGCTCTCAGCTGAGGCGCAAAGATATGAACTTGCCCAAGCCGCCACTCTCTCGTCCCGACTTGAAGCCTTCGGCAGCCGAAAGCCGAGCGACCACTCCATTGTCAGCCACGCCTCAGTGAGCTcgccgccgaagaagaaaaaaaatcgTAGagtcgacgtcgacgtcgacgtcgaccTCAGCCTCGCCCTGCGCCCGCAGAACCCATCTGATGTAATATACTTTAATCGCCCGGCTCCGCCTGAAAGACTACTTTTCCTAGATCTTGAGGTTGACATGCTGGAACATACCACTCCCCCGCCACCTCCGTCAAACCTTGCGTCCAAAGCGCCGGCCACAAATGGTACGACACCAAAGGCACAGACAGAATCGAATGTCGAGTGGACGGTAGAAGAAACCATTAGCCGGTTGGATGCCTGCCGACAAGACGTGAAGCGTGGCCACGCCCAGCTGACTGGCTACATATTGGAGTCTACCAAGGCGACTGAGCACAGAGTTCGGCATGGAAAGGACCTTTTTGCGAACATACGCACGCCTGTTATGACGGAGAAGGGTACTGACACAATTCGGATCAGGTCCAAGGTACGTCGCATACAGAGCATTCAAACACAGTCATTTTGAAAATTACACTTCTGATGTTCTGGTCGGAGATCCACGCTCACAAGACAATCGTAGCAACATCTGAAAGGAAAGCGAGACCAGCGAGATGCGCATTATACGCCGATATGTACAAAGACAAATAAAGAGCGAGTACCGCCATACCGATTCCACCACGTCGAAATCAAAAAGAACGTGCTCACTCCCAACACCATGTTGACGTTTGTGCCACATCTGCGCGACTTGGAGAGCTCTGAAGAGACTAAATATAATTTGTGGCTCAAAGAATTGGAAGACATCGATCTCAAGTCGGGCTTCAAACCCATGAACCGCGAGGATAAGCAGCAGCTTACCATCCAAGGGGAAAGGGCAGCCACTGTGTCGCTATACTTGGATTCATGGCTGGAAAAATTGGCAATACCTGGGTGTAATAAATCGGCATTAATCAGCTACATGACTGCCCGTGAGCCTGATCACGCCATAACACCTCAGCAAAAGACTGACATTCTGAACTCGCACCACCGAATTCCAAACGCTGCGCCGGGAGCAAACAAAGCGGCGCAAATGTTTACTGATGCCTTCCAGCATGTGTTTAAAACTAGTCAGCCGGCATCAAAGCAAATTGATCTTCGCAGAgtcttgatgatggatgaagctgtggaCAACATCATGGATTCAAAGCCAATCGCCAAGGATGCCACCAGCCCACAgctcgacgaggaggatgaggacgagcTTGCAGAGTCTAACCTGGCTACGTACTGCATCCTAGGTTGCCTGATTTGTTTCAGTCACTCTTGCGACCACGGCGAGTACGACAATAAGAACATGAAGGGCACATTTTCAATATCGTCTTGGTCTCACCTCTCTGACGCCCTGAGACGCAGACgcaacaacatggcaaaTGGCTCTGAAGGCGTCATTAAACCCTGTCGACGACAGTGTTATCGCAGAGACAGTCATCATGTACGCATGCACGTGCACCCGCGAGAATGGTCAGAAGATGAGCGGATCCTTCTGCGATCAGTCTTTACAACTGCAAGCAACAGCACGTACAAGGGCGATCCAATCTGTCTGGCTGCTGAATTCTTAAACCGGCAGTGCGATGAAGTTCATGTCGAGTTCAAGTCCATGGGCATCTCAGTGCCACAGCCGGAACCTCCTGAAGCACCACGGGTAAAGAATCTGTCGTGGTACGATCGCCGACGAAAAGTGCTTCTGGGAGACTGGCAAGACCACACGACCAGCCATGCTCATCAGCGACGGGAAATCCTGGAACCTTGTTCTCACGATGGGCCGTGTGTGGCAGGCGTATGTACATGTGTGGATGCTGATGTCCTCTGTGAGAAGTTTTGCGGGTGCACCGTGGAAAACTGCGCGTATAAATTTACTGGGTGTGGCTGCCATTCGCAGGGAAGGACGTGTCTGGATAGCAAGAAGGACAAGCCGTGCATTTGTGTGCAGCTAAATAGGGAATGCGATCCGCTGCTATGTGGTAGCTGTGGTGCCTTGGAGCGAGCAGACCCGgccaatgccaatgacaAAGAGCTTCACGCGACGGGTTGTCAAAACTGCGATTTGCAGAGAGGAGTTGGCAAGTCGTTGCTACTGGGTCAGAGCCAGCTTGACGGTGTTGGTTACGGTCTATTTACGGCGGAGGATATCGCCCAGGATGAGTTCATCATCGAATACGTGGGTGAACTGATTACGCACGACGAAGGTGTTCGACGTGAAGCCCGGCGAGGGGATGTATTCGACGAGGAGTCCAACGTTTCGTATGTCTTTACCCTACTAGAGAACGAAGGTATATGGGTCGATGCCGCGATATATGGTAATCTAAGCCGGTACATCAACCACGCATCTGAGCATGACACGCACGGGTGCAACATTACACCTCGGATTCTGTATGTGAACGGAGAATATCGGATTAAGTTTACGGCTATAAGAGATATCAAGGCAGGAGAGGAGCTTTTCTTCAACTACGGTGAAAACTTTCCCAACCTGACGAAGAATCTCCTGGATCACAAGGCGGCAGGCAAACCAGAAAGCAAGCCGAAGCCTGCAAAGTCACGTCGGCCTGAGAAGCCCGAAGCTATTGCCCGCAAGGCCACAAAGGCAGAAACTAGCAAGCGACGTCCCGGCCGGCCGAGAGTGAAGCGAGACTTACCGCCTGGATTTGCGCTCGAGACGCTGGAGGGGCCGGACATTGAAGAAGCAACCACATCACGCAAACGTAagcggcatcatcttcagGACGACAGCGACGACGAAAACTACGACGCTGTCACCGCCGACAAGACGATGAACGGCGACGAGGGTGGGAGAAGCTCAGAGGACCCGGGCTCCGCGTCAAGACTACGGCGCAGGATCAGGACGAGTACGgaaacaccaacaaaacGGGTCGAGCCGCCCAAGAAGACTCGGGGCAAGAGAGGTGGTGCGCGACCTGGCAGCGGGCGGCCTAGAAAGCACCCACGGCCAGTTGCGGTTCCCAAACCCACCGCAGCCTCGGAGTCCAAGCGTGAGGAACGGACACTATTCGGCGACGCCCCAGAGGCCGGGCCAGCGTCAACGCGAGCACCACTTGAGCGAGAAGCAGAGCGAGCAACAGCGCGGACTGCCACTCCTGCTTCGGCCCCAGCattggcatcggcatcggcatcggcatcagcatcaagacCAACTCCAATCCCGACCCCATCATCTGCGAAGATGACCGGTACGCCGGAGTCTAAACGGATAACTAGAAGCtcagacaagatggagatggagattgcAGACAGCGATGATAATATGTCGACTACGGGACTTAGGAGCGGCGTGGCGAAGCGGGCGGATGGGATTTCGAACGTGCATGGGGAGAgagaagaggatgacgacCAAGATGTATTGATTCGACAGCGGAGTGATAGAgcgtcaaggacaagacggcCGCCGGCTAAGTTTAGGGAGGATGAGTTTTGGAACTGAGGTG
It contains:
- a CDS encoding SET domain-containing protein (similar to Verticillium alfalfae VaMs.102 XP_003005797.1), whose product is MSTSGSPDTHIQNNINGQLSAEAQRYELAQAATLSSRLEAFGSRKPSDHSIVSHASVSSPPKKKKNRRVDVDVDVDLSLALRPQNPSDVIYFNRPAPPERLLFLDLEVDMLEHTTPPPPPSNLASKAPATNGTTPKAQTESNVEWTVEETISRLDACRQDVKRGHAQLTGYILESTKATEHRVRHGKDLFANIRTPVMTEKGTDTIRIRSKQHLKGKRDQRDAHYTPICTKTNKERVPPYRFHHVEIKKNVLTPNTMLTFVPHLRDLESSEETKYNLWLKELEDIDLKSGFKPMNREDKQQLTIQGERAATVSLYLDSWLEKLAIPGCNKSALISYMTAREPDHAITPQQKTDILNSHHRIPNAAPGANKAAQMFTDAFQHVFKTSQPASKQIDLRRVLMMDEAVDNIMDSKPIAKDATSPQLDEEDEDELAESNLATYCILGCLICFSHSCDHGEYDNKNMKGTFSISSWSHLSDALRRRRNNMANGSEGVIKPCRRQCYRRDSHHVRMHVHPREWSEDERILLRSVFTTASNSTYKGDPICLAAEFLNRQCDEVHVEFKSMGISVPQPEPPEAPRVKNLSWYDRRRKVLLGDWQDHTTSHAHQRREILEPCSHDGPCVAGVCTCVDADVLCEKFCGCTVENCAYKFTGCGCHSQGRTCLDSKKDKPCICVQLNRECDPLLCGSCGALERADPANANDKELHATGCQNCDLQRGVGKSLLLGQSQLDGVGYGLFTAEDIAQDEFIIEYVGELITHDEGVRREARRGDVFDEESNVSYVFTLLENEGIWVDAAIYGNLSRYINHASEHDTHGCNITPRILYVNGEYRIKFTAIRDIKAGEELFFNYGENFPNLTKNLLDHKAAGKPESKPKPAKSRRPEKPEAIARKATKAETSKRRPGRPRVKRDLPPGFALETLEGPDIEEATTSRKRKRHHLQDDSDDENYDAVTADKTMNGDEGGRSSEDPGSASRLRRRIRTSTETPTKRVEPPKKTRGKRGGARPGSGRPRKHPRPVAVPKPTAASESKREERTLFGDAPEAGPASTRAPLEREAERATARTATPASAPALASASASASASRPTPIPTPSSAKMTGTPESKRITRSSDKMEMEIADSDDNMSTTGLRSGVAKRADGISNVHGEREEDDDQDVLIRQRSDRASRTRRPPAKFREDEFWN